A window of the Synchiropus splendidus isolate RoL2022-P1 chromosome 6, RoL_Sspl_1.0, whole genome shotgun sequence genome harbors these coding sequences:
- the utp3 gene encoding something about silencing protein 10: MVREKRRIKPPKIQKAARFDEDDPASYNDMSVPDKKSSQYTKDKIDEFHDQKIANLLARGVQMESDLEELDDEEEVMALDDSESEEDDDEEDEEEEEEAEDEEEEEGTDMESDMEGKKDDDLPDELAWGNKKKMFYDSDYVSAKGKTQEEVDAEEEEEEEEAKKIQKRLAEHLCEEDYDLNLFQELSAEKTEKKPAGKEERIVKDLKQMSQKEKLKLLKKESPELLELIADFKAKLTELKDDMQPLMQRIKDGRIAPGKVADYLKMKQHLYLNYCTNISFYLVLKAKRIPAHNHPVIERLLTYRNLINELRTVDARMAPLLSSLLSNEDDTVSGASAAQLEEEDSGGSQLEKDGDSDSDLDEEAALRFYREVEKRQQLKRKSKNTDGVVETQEGELEEELDPDAKRGITYQMAKNKGLTPKRKKIDRNPRAKYREKFRRAKIRRKGQVQEVRREEARYSGEQSGIRAGVKKSVKLK; the protein is encoded by the exons aAATCCTCGCAGTACACCAAAGACAAAATTGACGAGTTCCATGACCAAAAGATCGCG AATCTTCTGGCTCGTGGAGTTCAAATGGAGAGCGACCTAGAAGAGCTGGATGATGAG GAGGAGGTGATGGCCTTGGATGATTCGGAAtctgaggaggatgatgatgaagaggatgaggaggaggaagaggaggcggaggatgaggaggaggaggaaggaacaGACATGGAGAGTGATATGGAGGGGAAGAAAGATGATG ATCTTCCTGATGAACTGGCCTGGGGCAACAAGAAGAAGATGTTCTATGACTCTGACTATGTTTCTGCCa AGGGAAAAACACAGGAAGAGGTGGacgctgaggaagaggaggaagaggaagaggctaAGAAAATCCAAAAACGTCTTGCAGAGCATCTGTGTGAGGAGGACTATGACCTAAACCTTTTCCAG GAACTTTCTGCTGAGAAGACTGAAAAGAAACCAGCtgggaaggaggagaggatcGTGAAAGACCTGAAACAGATGTCTCAAAAGGAGAAGTTGAAACTTTTGAAGAAGGAGTCGCCTGAGTTGCTCGAACTCATCGCTGACTTCAAGGCCAAG CTCACAGAACTGAAAGATGACATGCAACCACTAATGCAGAGGATTAAGGATGGAAGGATCGCTCCTGGGAAG GTTGCTGATtacctgaagatgaagcagcatCTTTACCTCAA TTACTGCACAAATATCAGCTTCTACTTGGTCCTGAAAGCAAAACGTATTCCTGCTCACAATCATCCTGTCATTGAACGACTGCTCACATACAGGAAT CTGATCAATGAGCTCAGGACGGTCGACGCTCGGATGGCCCCACTTCTGAGTTCCCTCCTGTCTAATGAAGATGACACCGTTTCTGGTGCTTCAGCTGCACAACTGGAAGAGGAG GATTCTGGTGGATCTCAATTGGAGAAGGACGGGGATTCAGACTCGGACCTGGACGAAGAAGCAGCTTTGCGTTTCTACAGAGAAGTAGAAAAGAGACAGCAGTTGAAACGGAAGTCCAAAAACACTGATGG AGTGGTggagacccaggagggagagctggaggaagagctggaTCCAGACGCTAAAAGAGGCATCACCTACCAG ATGGCCAAAAACAAGGGACTCACACCCAAGAGGAAGAAGATTGACCGTAACCCGAGAGCTAAATACAGAGAGAAGTTCAGACGAGCCAAGATTCGCAGAAAGGGACAG GTCCAAGAGGTTCGCCGAGAAGAGGCGAGATACAGCGGGGAGCAGTCTGGCATCCGTGCAGGCGTCAAGAAGAGCGTCAAACTCAAGTAA
- the ppcs gene encoding phosphopantothenate--cysteine ligase — MAEPRILSIDGKLAQEFAAPSHVEDVKEKMAAFAKCHAEAGRQVVLITSGGTKVPLESRTVRFLDNFSSGRRGAASAEYFMNCGYAVIFLHRHRSLYPYSRIFSTVNMLDALQSNSGDVLVNQQVLPNIGQVLKRYQEVKEARLLLPVEFSTLSEYLHLLKAAAQALNNIGSRAMFYLAAAVSDFYIPASEMPEHKIQSSNGPLQLSMKMVPKILSPLVKDWAPQAFVISFKLETDPTILLEKARRALATYRHQAVVANVLDSRRGYVVVVTSDTQAELNLTEEDVKNEVEIEERIVKNLTAAHQHFIGQQQ, encoded by the exons ATGGCAGAGCCCAGAATATTGTCTATTGATGGAAAACTGGCTCAAGAGTTTGCTGCCCCCTCGCATGTGGAGGACGTGAAGGAGAAGATGGCTGCTTTTGCCAAGTGTCATGCAGAAGCTGGACGCCAAGTTGTTCTCATCACATCTGGAGGCACAAAAGTCCCACTGGAGTCTCGCACCGTTCGATTCCTTGATAACTTCAGCAGCGGACGCAGAGGAGCTGCCTCAGCAGAGTATTTCATGAACTGTGGTTACGCAGTCATCTTCCTGCACAGACACCGTTCCCTCTATCCATACTCTCGTATATTTTCCACTGTGAACATGCTGGACGCTCTGCAGTCCAACTCTGGTGACGTCTTGGTGAACCAGCAGGTGCTTCCAAACATCGGTCAAGTCTTGAAACGATACCAGGAAGTGAAGGAAGCAAGACTTCTTCTTCCTGTCGAATTCAGTACGCTGTCAGAGTATCTGCACCTCCTGAAGGCGGCGGCTCAAGCTCTCAATAACATTG GATCCCGTGCCATGTTCTACTTGGCCGCAGCTGTGTCCGATTTTTACATCCCAGCTTCAGAAATGCCAGAACACAAAATCCAATCTTCAAATGGACCACTTCAA CTCAGCATGAAGATGGTTCCCAAAATCCTGTCTCCACTGGTCAAAGACTGGGCGCCGCAAGCCTTCGTCATTTCCTTCAAGCTGGAAACAGACCCGACTATTCTGCTGGAAAAAGCTCGGCGGGCACTGGCCACCTACAGGCACCAGGCGGTGGTGGCCAACGTTCTGGACTCCCGGCGGGGTTACGTGGTGGTGGTGACGTCTGACACTCAGGCGGAGCTGAATCTCACGGAGGAAGACGTGAAGAACGAGGTGGAGATCGAAGAGAGAATCGTGAAAAATCTGACGGCCGCACACCAGCACTTTATCGGTCAGCAACAGTGA